The genomic region AAATGCCATTGGTAATGCGGTATTGCAAAATAATCCTAAAGCGCGCGTGAAGTACATCACAGCTGAAAATTTCATCAATGAATTTGTTATCCATATTCGACTGGATACTATGGAAGAATTGAAAGAAAAATTCCGTAATCTTGATGTTTTGCTGATTGATGACATTCAATCGCTCGCCAAAAAAACATTATCTGGTACGCAAGAAGAGTTTTTCAATACTTTCAACGCTCTTTACGATAACAACAAACAAATCGTACTAACCAGTGACCGCACACCAGATCACCTCGATAATCTGGAACAACGTTTGGTCACGCGCTTCAAATGGGGCTTGACAATCAATATCACGCCGCCTGATTTTGAAACACGTGTGGCAATTTTGACCAATAAAACGCAAGAATACGATTTTGTGTTCCCGCAGGATACCATTGAATATCTTGCTGGACAATTTGATTCTAACGTCCGTGACCTAGAAGGTGCTTTAAAGGATATTAGCCTTGTCGCAAGTATTAAAAAAGTCCAAACGATTACCGTCGACATTGCTGCTGAGGCTGTCCGAGCACGTAAACAAGATGGTCCTAAAATGACTGTCATTCCAATTGATGAAATTCAAAGTCAAGTTGGGAAATTCTACGGTGTCACTGTTAAGGAAATCAAGGCAACAAAACGTACGCAAGATATTGTTTTAGCACGTCAGGTAGCTATGTATTTGGCACGTGAGATGACCGATAACTCACTTCCAAAAATCGGAAAAGAGTTTGGTGGTCGTGATCACTCTACCGTTCTTCATGCCTATAACAAAATCAAAAATATGCTGGCTCAAGACGATAGTCTGCGAATCGAAATTGAAACCATCAAAAACAAGATCAGATAAGTCTTGTGGATAAGTATCAAAAAAATCTGCGATTTATCCACAGGTTATTAACAACTCTTATTCCGCGATTTTTCTAGCGTTTTTGGAGTTATCAACAGTATAAACAAGACCTACTACTACTACTAACTTAATACTTATAAATTAAAGGAGTTATCTTCATGATAAAATTCTCAATTAATAAATCCTTCTTTCTTCAAGCATTGAATGCTACCAAGAGAGCAATCTCTTCGAAGAATGCCATTCCTGTTTTATCTACTATCAAAATTGAAGTTCAAAATAGTAACATTACCTTAACAGGTTCAAATGGACAAATTTCAATTGAAAATATTATTCCAACTTCTAATGAAAATGCAGGTCTTTTGATTACATCACCAGGTGCTATACTATTAGAAGCAAATTTCTTTATTAATATCGTTTCAAGTCTTCCAGATGTTACTTTGGATTTTGAAGAAATTGAACATCACCAAATCGTTTTGACAAGTGGTAAATCAGAAATCACTCTTAAAGGGAAAGATGTTGACCTTTACCCACGTCTTCAAGAAATGGCTACTGAAAATCCTCTTGTTATTGAAACAAAATTATTGAAGTCAATCATTACAGAAACTGCTTTTGCAGCTAGTCTTCAAGAAAGTCGTCCAATCTTGACTGGTGTTCACATGGTGCTTAGCGACCATAAAGATTTTAAAGCAGTAGCTACTGACTCACACCGCATGAGCCAACGCAAATTAACTTTAGACAATACTTCAAATGACTTTAACGTTGTTATCCCAAGTAAATCTCTTCGTGAATTTGCAGCAGTCTTCACAGATGATATCGAAACAGTAGAAGTCTTCTTCTCAGACAGCCAAATGCTTTTCAGAAGTGACTACATTAGCTTCTATACACGTCTATTAGAAGGAAATTATCCTGATACAGACCGTTTGTTGACAAATTCATTTGAAACAGAAGTAACCTTCAATACAAGTGCTCTTCGTTCAGCTATGGAACGTGCTCACTTGATTTCAAATGCCACACAAAATGGTACTGTTAAACTTGAAATTACAAATAACAGCGTTTCAGCACACGTTAACTCTCCTGAAGTTGGTAAAGTTAACGAAGAATTGGATATTATTGATCAATCAGGTAGTGATTTGACAATCAGCTTTAATCCAACTTACTTGATTGAAGCTCTTAAAGCCTTGAAGAGTGAAACAGTTGTTATTCGCTTTATCTCACCAGTTCGTCCATTTACGTTGATGCCAGGTGATGATGCTGAAAACTTTATCCAATTAATCACACCGGTTCGTACAAACTAAAATTATTTAAGGAAACTTTAAGGATGAATTCGTATACTGTAATCATCCTAAAACTTTTCTTTTTCATAATCTCCAGCAAGAGCACTGTATAGACAGTGTTCTTGCTTTTTATGTTATAATATTTCTTGATATGACACTTTATATTATTGCTAATCCTCATTCAGGAAATCGTAGTGCCCAAGAAGTTATTAAAAGGTTGAAAAATAAGTTGAATCAAGAGATAGCTGTTTTTCTGACGCGGTATTCAGATGATGAAGAAAATCAAGTCAATGATGTTTTAGAGACCTTTCAACCTGAGAAAGATAGATTATTGATTCTTGGCGGTGATGGTACCTTATCCAAAGTTTTATATTAGCTGCCAGCAGATATTCTATTCGCTTATTATCCAATGGGGTCAGGGAATGATTTTGCGCGTGCCCTTGGATTGAAAAAAGATTTAACACACCTTATTGAATCGACTAAGCAAGCTCTAAAAGAAATCACGGTTTATACTTACCAAAAAGGTCTAGTCTTAAACAGTTTAGATTTGGGTTTTGCTTCTTGGGTTATTAATCATGTTGAACAGTCTCAGCTAAAAACTAAACTGAACAAATATCATTTAGGAAAATTAACTTACATCCTAACAGCAATTCAATGTTTGATTAAGAAACCAGCTTTTGCTTCACTTTGTCTAGAGACAGAAGCAGGGGAAGTCCTTGAACTTAGAAATCAGTTTTTCTTTTCGCTGGCAAACAATACTTACTTTGGTGGTGGTGTTATGATTTGGCCACATGCCACAGCTTATTTGGAACAGCTGGATTGTGTGTATGCTAAAGGTGAAACTTTATGGAAACGTGTGCTTGTTTAATTGAGATTGATGGTGAAATCGTGTCATTTGACGAAATCACACTAACGCCTCAAAAACATTATATTTATTTGTAAAGGAGAAATCATGTACGAAATCGGAAGTCTTGTTGAGATGAAGAAACCTCATGCTTGTACTGTTAAAGCGACTGGTAAGAAAGCTAACGTGTGGGAAGTCGTTCGTATTGGAGCAGATATTAAAATTCGTTGTACAAACTGTGATCATATTGTCATGATGAGCCGTCATGATTTTGAACGCAAGTTGAAGAAAGTAATATAATATAATATTTAAAATCATTAAGACTGCGCATATAGCGGACTTTTTTAAGTGATTTTATGCTATAATGGTTGTGATTGAATAAATTTAACGGAGACTAATAAAATATGGCTTTAACAGCAGGTATTGTTGGTTTACCAAACGTCGGAAAATCAACTCTTTTTAATGCGATTACTAAAGCAGGTGCGGAAGCTGCTAACTATCCTTTCGCGACAATCGATCCTAACGTTGGTATGGTAGAAGTTCCAGATGAACGTCTACAAAAATTGACTGAGCTTATCACACCTAAAAAAACAGTCCCAACAACATTTGAATTTACTGATATTGCAGGTATCGTAAAAGGGGCTTCTCGTGGTGAAGGTCTTGGTAACAAATTCCTGGCTAACATTCGTGAAGTTGATGCGATTGTTCACGTTGTTCGTGCTTTTGATGACGAAAACGTTATGCGTGAACAAGGGCGTGAAGATGCCTTTGTTGACCCACTTGCTGATATTGATACCATTAACTTGGAATTGATTCTTGCTGACTTGGAATCTGTTAACAAACGTTATGCGCGTGTTGAAAAAGTAGCACGTACACAAAAAGACAAAGATTCTGTTGCAGAATTTAACGTTCTTCAAAAAATCAAACCAGTACTTGAAGATGGTAAATCAGCTCGTACAATTGAATTTACAGAAGATGAACAAAAAATTGTTAAACAATTGTTCCTTTTGACAACAAAACCAGTTCTTTACGTAGCAAACGTCGATGAAGATAAAGTTGCTAATCCAGATGATATCGAATATGTGAAACAAATTCGTGAATTTGCAGCAACTGAAAATGCTGAAGTTGTTGTTATCTCAGCACGTGCAGAAGAAGAAATCTCTGAACTTGACGATGAAGATAAAGAATTCTTCCTTGAAGATCTTGGTTTGACTGAATCTGGTATCGACAAATTGACTCGTGCAGCTTACCACTTGCTTGGTCTTGGAACTTATTTCACTGCAGGTGAAAAAGAAGTTCGTGCATGGACATTTAAACGTGGTATCAAAGCACCTCAAGCAGCTGGTATCATTCACTCTGACTTCGAACGTGGATTCATCCGTGCAATTACAATGTCTTATGATGATTTAATCA from Streptococcus lutetiensis harbors:
- the dnaA gene encoding chromosomal replication initiator protein DnaA — translated: MTENEQIFWNRVLELAKSQLKQATYEFFVLDARLIQIEQNTATIYLDPMKELFWDKNLKPIILTAGFEVYNTEIVVNYVFEEDLAKQAVEEPTSQVLQAPQKNHLPQVDSDLNTKYTFDNFVQGDENRWAFSASYAVADAPGTTYNPLFIWGGPGLGKTHLLNAIGNAVLQNNPKARVKYITAENFINEFVIHIRLDTMEELKEKFRNLDVLLIDDIQSLAKKTLSGTQEEFFNTFNALYDNNKQIVLTSDRTPDHLDNLEQRLVTRFKWGLTINITPPDFETRVAILTNKTQEYDFVFPQDTIEYLAGQFDSNVRDLEGALKDISLVASIKKVQTITVDIAAEAVRARKQDGPKMTVIPIDEIQSQVGKFYGVTVKEIKATKRTQDIVLARQVAMYLAREMTDNSLPKIGKEFGGRDHSTVLHAYNKIKNMLAQDDSLRIEIETIKNKIR
- the dnaN gene encoding DNA polymerase III subunit beta; translation: MIKFSINKSFFLQALNATKRAISSKNAIPVLSTIKIEVQNSNITLTGSNGQISIENIIPTSNENAGLLITSPGAILLEANFFINIVSSLPDVTLDFEEIEHHQIVLTSGKSEITLKGKDVDLYPRLQEMATENPLVIETKLLKSIITETAFAASLQESRPILTGVHMVLSDHKDFKAVATDSHRMSQRKLTLDNTSNDFNVVIPSKSLREFAAVFTDDIETVEVFFSDSQMLFRSDYISFYTRLLEGNYPDTDRLLTNSFETEVTFNTSALRSAMERAHLISNATQNGTVKLEITNNSVSAHVNSPEVGKVNEELDIIDQSGSDLTISFNPTYLIEALKALKSETVVIRFISPVRPFTLMPGDDAENFIQLITPVRTN
- a CDS encoding DUF951 domain-containing protein, with amino-acid sequence MYEIGSLVEMKKPHACTVKATGKKANVWEVVRIGADIKIRCTNCDHIVMMSRHDFERKLKKVI
- the ychF gene encoding redox-regulated ATPase YchF encodes the protein MALTAGIVGLPNVGKSTLFNAITKAGAEAANYPFATIDPNVGMVEVPDERLQKLTELITPKKTVPTTFEFTDIAGIVKGASRGEGLGNKFLANIREVDAIVHVVRAFDDENVMREQGREDAFVDPLADIDTINLELILADLESVNKRYARVEKVARTQKDKDSVAEFNVLQKIKPVLEDGKSARTIEFTEDEQKIVKQLFLLTTKPVLYVANVDEDKVANPDDIEYVKQIREFAATENAEVVVISARAEEEISELDDEDKEFFLEDLGLTESGIDKLTRAAYHLLGLGTYFTAGEKEVRAWTFKRGIKAPQAAGIIHSDFERGFIRAITMSYDDLIKYGSEKAVKEAGRLREEGKDYVVQDGDIMEFRFNV